A single Montipora foliosa isolate CH-2021 chromosome 7, ASM3666993v2, whole genome shotgun sequence DNA region contains:
- the LOC138010298 gene encoding transmembrane protein 209-like — protein MQRKLVKSESPVVEHAFRRKQLTRRSHAAFTWIFVNILLAAAFFGELIFGSVADYFEIQHPLMWFGVFLLAMWFTFCFAVDLYHYMRPVLGQNSVLLSQEQRKLLGIRPTDSGFKLAPVDTPTSSGRSVSPTIITTSSPSIGISTSLTSTPPRLAGTPPRSNNNSPRTPMAGTPSFYHETVSSPDSRSWHSSPGRSPFPSNDCMTDLNSLTQYFREQEEEQERLQRVSTPDAVSLGRGQAHWSGYRYDYTPPLNVYRIARRSPDLSSSRDDDEAGYNSTKAEEIWAKLLVTRGDLDNWTENCRKWLCQTILVRLVNQIEAVNDVMSRIGCSELQLGTISLSAARQVAVTKADQVPSLQSIIPYLEASNNQEYLVQRLSELAQGGCMGLYRWNSGGHYRGKVWEQDLSADSQLLLHLFCTYMDSRLPADPTFPDGRTFTGLHFLKTPDKPSARKSDLCIYQSRLHPPHFKVIVEDEVFDMPKGQNNLFHTIIFFLHHVKTKRYGMLGRVNLGMSGVNILCILNKK, from the exons gATATTTGGTTCTGTAGCtgattattttgaaattcaacATCCTTTGATGTGGTTCGGTG TGTTCCTTCTTGCCATGTGGttcacattttgttttgctgttGACTTGTACCATTACATGAGACCTGTACTTGGGCAAAACAGTGTTTTGCTCTCTCAAGAACAAAGGAAGCTTCTTGGTATCAGACCAACAG ATTCGGGGTTCAAGCTTGCTCCAGTTGATACCCCAACATCTTCTGGTCGATCTGTTTCTCCTACCATCATCACAACTTCGTCACCATCCATTGGAATATCCACAAGCCTCACCAGCACACCTCCAAGACTGGCTGGAACGCCTCCCAGG TCGAACAACAATTCACCGAGAACTCCTATGGCTGGTACCCCATCATTTTATCATGAAACAGTATCAAGTCCGGATTCCAG ATCCTGGCATTCATCACCTGGCAGGTCACCGT TTCCATCCAATGATTGCATGACCGATTTAAACTCACTAACACAGTACTTCAGAGAGCAAGAAGAGGAACAGGAGAGATTGCAAAGAG TCTCGACGCCCGATGCTGTTTCTCTTGGGAGAGGGCAGGCACATTGGTCAGGCTACCGATACGATTATACACCACCGTTAAATGTGTACAGGATAGCAAGAAG GTCTCCCGACTTGAGTTCCTCTCGTGATGATGACGAGGCTGGTTACAACAGCACAAAAGCGGAGGAG ATCTGGGCCAAGCTTCTTGTCACCAGAGGAGATCTTGACAACTGGACAGAAAACTGTCGAAAG TGGCTTTGCCAGACCATATTGGTCCGCCTTGTCAATCAGATTGAAGCTGTAAACGATGTCATGTCTAGAATTGGGTGTTCGGAGCTTCAGCTGGGAA CGATCAGCTTAAGTGCAGCACGACAAGTGGCTGTGACAAAGGCAGACCAGGTTCCAAGCTTACAGTCCATCATTCCCTACCTTGAAGCTTCCAATAACCAAGAATATCTTGTCCAACGTTTGTCAG AACTTGCTCAAGGTGGCTGTATGGGTTTGTATCGTTGGAATTCTGGTGGACATTACAGAGGCAAAGTATGGGAGCAAGATCTCTCAGCAGATTCGCAG TTGCTGCTACACCTGTTCTGTACATACATGGATTCCCGGCTGCCCGCAGATCCCACCTTCCCGGATGGACGAACATTTACTGGTCTTCATTTTCTGAAGACACCTGACAAACCGA GTGCGCGGAAGAGTGACCTGTGTATTTATCAGTCGCGCCTCCATCCACCACATTTTAAG GTTATTGTCGAAGATGAAGTTTTTGACATGCCAAAG ggacaaaataatttgtttcATACGATCATTTTCTTTCTTCATCACGTCAAAACGAAGCGATATGGCATGCTGGG GCGTGTGAATTTGGGAATGTCAGGCGTAAACATTCTCTGTATTCTAAACAAGAAATGA